Proteins encoded in a region of the Anaerolineales bacterium genome:
- a CDS encoding ATP-binding protein, producing MILAIASGKGGTGKTTLAVNLARAYGEAIQLMDCDVEEPNAHLFLRGGEPSEEVVTLPVPEFDEALCDSCGECGRFCVYHAILAFLSKPVLIPEMCHSCGGCTLVCPRKAIREVERRIGAVQEMQSDNIRLVTGKLDIGSPLSPPLIRAVKRRLREGTPAIVDAPPGTSCPVIAAVRGADFVVLVTEPTPFGLHDLTLAVETMRILGIPFGVAVNRMGIGDGRVHDYCAREGIEILLEIPDDRRIAEAYSRGELLVDALPEYGDLFRGLSAKLLGAGNLTRQAASGE from the coding sequence ATGATTTTAGCCATAGCCTCCGGCAAGGGCGGGACCGGAAAAACAACCTTGGCAGTGAACCTCGCCCGCGCGTACGGGGAGGCAATCCAATTAATGGATTGCGACGTGGAGGAGCCGAACGCGCACCTCTTTCTGCGCGGCGGCGAGCCCTCAGAAGAGGTCGTCACCCTGCCCGTCCCGGAGTTCGACGAAGCGCTGTGCGATTCCTGCGGCGAGTGCGGCCGGTTCTGCGTCTACCACGCAATTCTGGCGTTCCTGAGCAAGCCCGTGCTGATTCCCGAGATGTGCCATTCCTGCGGCGGGTGCACGCTGGTCTGCCCGCGCAAAGCCATCCGCGAAGTCGAACGGCGGATCGGAGCCGTCCAGGAGATGCAGTCGGATAACATCCGTCTGGTCACCGGGAAGCTGGATATCGGGTCGCCATTGTCGCCGCCGCTGATCCGGGCGGTGAAGCGCCGCCTGCGGGAGGGAACGCCCGCGATCGTCGACGCCCCGCCGGGCACCTCCTGCCCGGTGATCGCCGCCGTGCGCGGGGCCGACTTCGTCGTGCTGGTCACGGAACCGACGCCTTTCGGCTTGCATGACCTGACCCTGGCCGTGGAAACCATGCGCATCCTGGGGATTCCGTTCGGCGTAGCGGTCAACCGGATGGGAATCGGCGATGGGCGCGTCCACGACTACTGCGCCCGGGAAGGGATCGAGATCCTGCTCGAGATCCCCGACGACCGGCGGATCGCGGAAGCCTATTCGCGGGGCGAGCTCCTGGTCGACGCGCTGCCGGAATACGGAGATTTGTTCCGCGGGCTGAGCGCGAAATTGTTGGGGGCCGGCAACCTGACACGGCAAGCCGCCTCCGGGGAATGA